A window from Gossypium raimondii isolate GPD5lz chromosome 7, ASM2569854v1, whole genome shotgun sequence encodes these proteins:
- the LOC105801939 gene encoding uncharacterized protein LOC105801939, whose protein sequence is MASNGASTEQGVRDATENSLEKIKRQLASGSGRNLLQGPLLKRSETLRKWNERWVILDPTTGKMEYKTRRNEPSIKGIITFDENSVISMSPVNFHGLPKYDGCCFYIGTPQKKDYFLCAETPGAARAWVSTLHATQLVLKAHKEAVNSLSGNGSAKLGTVATVVAAANSTAKECSKEIEAAMQVSLRNVLGLVANRPTDGPMDDFTIMKETLRVKDEELQNLARDLRARDSTIREIADKLSETAEAAESAASAAHAMDEHRRIACEEIERLTKDSEKQREAFMLKLRESEERLGFLSEERDQLIKQRDSAMQEAHMWRNELAKARERVVILEAAVLRAEEKVRVAETDAEARIKEAEQKEAAAVKEKQDLLAYVNALQAHLQRQQSDTKQIFEEKMESSNTSNSPPDTKDVELSENVDKACLSVSRTASVPEESVVHMAADEVNIQPVGEGEWSDIQATDARIADVREIAPEAEGSSHDISVVSPAVNNQHDQGPNSFHQP, encoded by the exons ATGGCTTCCAATGGTGCTTCTACG gAACAAGGAGTTAGGGATGCTACGGAAAACAGTTTGGAAAAGATCAAACGCCAACTGGCCTCTGGCTCCGGTAGGAACTTGCTCCAAGGTCCACTTCTCAAGCGATCTGAGACC CTGAGGAAATGGAATGAAAGGTGGGTGATATTAGACCCTACGACGGGGAAAATGGAATACAA GACTAGGAGGAATGAGCCAAGTATTAAGGGAATCATCACGTTTGATGAAAACAGCGTCATCTCTATGTCTCCTGTTAACTTTCA TGGACTTCCAAAGTATGATGGCTGTTGTTTCT ATATTGGGACACCCCAGAAAAAGGACTACTTTCTTTGTGCAGAGACGCCTGGTGCTGCTAGAGCTTGGGTATCAACTTTACA TGCGACACAATTGGTTCTAAAGGCTCACAAAGAAGCTGTCAATTCCTTAAGTGGCAACGGCTCTGCAAAATTAGGTACAGTTGCAACAGTAGTTGCAGCTGCCAATTCAACAGCCAAGGAATGTTCTAAAGAAATTGAAGCCGCAATGCAGGTATCCTTGAGAAATGTTTTAGGATTGGTGGCAAATAGACCCACTGATGGCCCAATGGATGATTTTACAATTATGAAG GAGACACTACGAGTCAAGGATGAGGAACTGCAGAATTTGGCTCGAGATCTTCGTGCTCGTGATTCAACAATAAGAGAAATAGCAGATAAACTTTCTGAGACTGCTGAAGCTGCTGAATCTGCAGCATCTGCAGCTCATGCAATGGATGAACATAGGAGGATTGCTTGTGAAGAAATTGAGCGCTTAACAAAAGATTCAGAAAAACAAAGGGAAGCATTCATGTTAAAG CTGAGGGAGTCCGAAGAAAGGCTTGGGTTCCTAAGTGAAGAAAGGGATCAATTGATCAAGCAGAGAGACTCTGCCATGCAGGAGGCACATATGTGGCGTAATGAGCTTGCAAAGGCTCGAGAGCGTGTTGTAATATTAGAAGCAGCAGTTCTGAGAGCAGAGGAGAAGGTCAGAGTTGCAGAAACAGATGCTGAAGCAAGAATAAAAGAAGCAGAGCAGAAAGAGGCAGCCGCTGTGAAGGAAAAGCAAGACCTTCTTGCATATGTGAATGCGTTACAAGCACATCTCCAAAG ACAACAGAGTGACACGAAGCAAATTTTCGAGGAAAAGATGGAGTCGTCAAATACTAGCAACAGTCCACCTGATACAAAGGACGTTGAGTTGTCAGAGAATGTAGACAAAGCTTGTCTTAGTGTTTCGAGAACAGCATCGGTACCTGAGGAGAGCGTAGTCCACATGGCAGCGGATGAAGTTAACATCCAACCAGTTGGTGAAGGTGAATGGAGTGATATTCAGGCAACAGATGCAAGAATAGCTGATGTAAGAGAGATAGCCCCCGAGGCAGAGGGAAGCAGCCATGATATTTCTGTTGTGAGCCCTGCAGTCAATAACCAGCACGACCAAGGACCAAACTCTTTCCACCAGCCTTGA
- the LOC105801948 gene encoding protein JASON isoform X2: MVCDFLNRHSGLGIISRSVVRFLDLTVCRAMGCFFHCFGVRTDRSRPHLVASCSKSTERTVSRNRLSSLFVDEEKGDSPSNDLESPQINKVLKDEAKFLKSCGTIPETPVEIRKASNKFKQSPPCGGDSETSKYRSWLPNTSIDKLQLDKKSDRPPTPSKLFEVLGSCISNAANTGMSSICSTEGSEATTADKTAKTCIFSTSAYERNKSVRFECESDASSESENIGQNPEKLEALGYQSASKYSPNPTPLKLSDEMQTPGTVFPSNVGIFANGKTRIRSEYVHLVLNPVGNASPLNAMKKEPLSSKEMFNEQEESPERLENGTPKLGVKQASLGKDSEDEGSLSSWLKPKQITIDDPDKNIHVTSSKTPQFNRTPGDRPIIGMVAAHWNEDESSRISPKWWDGNGIPNSTNKYKEDQKVSWHATPFEERLEKALSEESLISQRKPVDRTLMSLDEIDESDTALSQLRPSSHAKSVVSF; encoded by the exons ATGGTATGCGATTTTTTGAATCGACACTCAGGGTTAGGGATAATCTCGAGATCAGTGGTGAGGTTTCTTGATTTGACGGTCTGCAGAGCCATGGGATGTTTCTTCCACTGTTTCGGCGTCAGAACCGATCGTTCCCGCCCTCACCTCGTCGCTTCCTGTTCCAAATCCACt GAACGTACTGTTTCTCGAAATCGATTATCGTCTCTCTTTGTTGATGAAG AGAAAGGAGATTCTCCATCCAACGATTTGGAGTCTCCACAAATTAATAAAGTTCTCAAGGATGAG GCTAAGTTCCTTAAATCTTGTGGCACAATACCAGAGACTCCGGTTGAAATTCGCAAAGCATCTAACAAGTTTAAACAGTCCCCTCCTTGTGGTGGAGATTCAGAGACTTCGAAGTATCGTTCTTGGCTTCCAAACACATCCATTGATAAGCTTCAGTTGGATAAGAAATCTGACCGGCCACCCACTCCAAGTAAACTTTTCGAGGTGTTGGGGAG TTGTATATCGAATGCAGCAAACACTGGGATGTCCTCCATTTGTTCTACTGAAGGTAGTGAGGCGACGACTGCTGATAAAACAGCCAAGACTTGTATCTTTTCAACTTCAGCTTATGAAAGGAACAAGTCTGTGCGATTTGAATGTGAATCTGATGCTTCTTCTGAGTCTGAAAATATTGGTCAAAATCCGGAGAAACTTGAAGCACTAGGTTACCAAAGTGCATCAAAGTACTCGCCAAACCCAACCCCGTTAAAGCTTTCTGATGAAATGCAAACCCCAGGAACTGTTTTTCCCTCAAACGTGGGAATCTTTGCAAATGGGAAGACTCGGATCCGGTCTGAATACGTTCATTTAGTTTTGAATCCGGTTGGGAATGCCTCTCCGTTAAATGCAATGAAGAAAGAGCCATTGAGCTCCAAAGAGATGTTTAATGAGCAGGAAGAATCTCCTGAACGATTAGAAAATGGCACCCCCAAGCTAGGAGTAAAACAAGCTTCACTTGGTAAAGATTCAGAGGATGAAGGAAGCTTGTCTTCTTGGCTGAAGCCAAAACAGATTACCATAGATGATCCTGATAAGAATATTCATGTTACGTCCAGCAAAACCCCTCAATTTAATAGAACCCCAGGGGATAGACCCATCATAGGTATGGTGGCTGCTCACTGGAACGAAGATGAGTCTTCCCGCATCTCACCCAAGTGGTGGGATGGGAATGGAATCCCAAATTCAACTAATAAATACAAGGAg GATCAGAAAGTGAGTTGGCATGCAACCCCATTTGAAGAGAGGCTGGAAAAGGCTTTATCGGAGGAGAGTCTCATCTCTCAGAG GAAGCCTGTTGACCGAACACTCATGTCTCTTGATGAGATTGATGAAAGCGACACAGCACTGTCTCAGCTGCGACCTTCCTCACATGCCAAGTCAGTTGTTTCATTCTGA
- the LOC105801948 gene encoding protein JASON isoform X1: MVCDFLNRHSGLGIISRSVVRFLDLTVCRAMGCFFHCFGVRTDRSRPHLVASCSKSTERTVSRNRLSSLFVDEEKGDSPSNDLESPQINKVLKDEAKFLKSCGTIPETPVEIRKASNKFKQSPPCGGDSETSKYRSWLPNTSIDKLQLDKKSDRPPTPSKLFEVLGRSDSPENTPSSCISNAANTGMSSICSTEGSEATTADKTAKTCIFSTSAYERNKSVRFECESDASSESENIGQNPEKLEALGYQSASKYSPNPTPLKLSDEMQTPGTVFPSNVGIFANGKTRIRSEYVHLVLNPVGNASPLNAMKKEPLSSKEMFNEQEESPERLENGTPKLGVKQASLGKDSEDEGSLSSWLKPKQITIDDPDKNIHVTSSKTPQFNRTPGDRPIIGMVAAHWNEDESSRISPKWWDGNGIPNSTNKYKEDQKVSWHATPFEERLEKALSEESLISQRKPVDRTLMSLDEIDESDTALSQLRPSSHAKSVVSF, encoded by the exons ATGGTATGCGATTTTTTGAATCGACACTCAGGGTTAGGGATAATCTCGAGATCAGTGGTGAGGTTTCTTGATTTGACGGTCTGCAGAGCCATGGGATGTTTCTTCCACTGTTTCGGCGTCAGAACCGATCGTTCCCGCCCTCACCTCGTCGCTTCCTGTTCCAAATCCACt GAACGTACTGTTTCTCGAAATCGATTATCGTCTCTCTTTGTTGATGAAG AGAAAGGAGATTCTCCATCCAACGATTTGGAGTCTCCACAAATTAATAAAGTTCTCAAGGATGAG GCTAAGTTCCTTAAATCTTGTGGCACAATACCAGAGACTCCGGTTGAAATTCGCAAAGCATCTAACAAGTTTAAACAGTCCCCTCCTTGTGGTGGAGATTCAGAGACTTCGAAGTATCGTTCTTGGCTTCCAAACACATCCATTGATAAGCTTCAGTTGGATAAGAAATCTGACCGGCCACCCACTCCAAGTAAACTTTTCGAGGTGTTGGGGAGGTCAGATTCTCCTGAAAATACACCTAGCAG TTGTATATCGAATGCAGCAAACACTGGGATGTCCTCCATTTGTTCTACTGAAGGTAGTGAGGCGACGACTGCTGATAAAACAGCCAAGACTTGTATCTTTTCAACTTCAGCTTATGAAAGGAACAAGTCTGTGCGATTTGAATGTGAATCTGATGCTTCTTCTGAGTCTGAAAATATTGGTCAAAATCCGGAGAAACTTGAAGCACTAGGTTACCAAAGTGCATCAAAGTACTCGCCAAACCCAACCCCGTTAAAGCTTTCTGATGAAATGCAAACCCCAGGAACTGTTTTTCCCTCAAACGTGGGAATCTTTGCAAATGGGAAGACTCGGATCCGGTCTGAATACGTTCATTTAGTTTTGAATCCGGTTGGGAATGCCTCTCCGTTAAATGCAATGAAGAAAGAGCCATTGAGCTCCAAAGAGATGTTTAATGAGCAGGAAGAATCTCCTGAACGATTAGAAAATGGCACCCCCAAGCTAGGAGTAAAACAAGCTTCACTTGGTAAAGATTCAGAGGATGAAGGAAGCTTGTCTTCTTGGCTGAAGCCAAAACAGATTACCATAGATGATCCTGATAAGAATATTCATGTTACGTCCAGCAAAACCCCTCAATTTAATAGAACCCCAGGGGATAGACCCATCATAGGTATGGTGGCTGCTCACTGGAACGAAGATGAGTCTTCCCGCATCTCACCCAAGTGGTGGGATGGGAATGGAATCCCAAATTCAACTAATAAATACAAGGAg GATCAGAAAGTGAGTTGGCATGCAACCCCATTTGAAGAGAGGCTGGAAAAGGCTTTATCGGAGGAGAGTCTCATCTCTCAGAG GAAGCCTGTTGACCGAACACTCATGTCTCTTGATGAGATTGATGAAAGCGACACAGCACTGTCTCAGCTGCGACCTTCCTCACATGCCAAGTCAGTTGTTTCATTCTGA